The genomic stretch GCGGTCCCGCGACGCCTCGGGCGTGTGTTCGACCAAACGTCGGAAGCCGCCGCGGGCGGGACCTATTATTCGCACCGCCATAAATCTCACGGCTCCGAGGTCGGCGTTCCGCCCAATGCCCTGAATACGCGGACAGCGGCCCTCGCCGTGCCCGCCCGACTGCGAGCGAGCTCGCTTCTGGCGACCAACAATTGCCGATTGGCGTCGAGCGCGTCGGTGAGCGGTATTCCGCCGGCGCGGTAGGCGCTTTGCGCGAGAGTGAGAGCTCGCTTCGCAGCCGAAATCTCCGCCTCCAGCTCTTTCGTTTGCGCCTTGGTCTGGGTGAAGGCGGTAAACGCGTTCTCGACGTCTTCGGCCGCGTGCAAGATCGATTGTCGATATCTGGCGAGCGCCACGGCATTCGCGCCTTCGGCCTGCGCCACCTCGGAGTCGATCTTGCCGAAATCGAACAGCCGCCAGCGCAAGCCCGCGACCGCTTGGGGTTGGAATGTCGCGGATCGGAAGAGATGCGAAACATTCATGCTTTCGAAGCCCAGCAGGCCGGAGATCGAAATTTTTGGATAGTAGCCGGAGATCGCTTCGCCGATCCGCGCATTGGATGATGCGAGTCGCCGCTCGGCGGCGATGACATCCGGCCGGCGCCGTAAGACGTCTATCGGCTTGTCGCCTCCGAAAACGCGAGAAACCGCGGGTATATTCGCAGGCGCTCTCAGTTCCGCCGCATAGGTTCCGGGTTGCGCGCCCATGAGAACGTCGAGGCGATTGAGTTGCGCCTCCAGATCGACACGCAGAGGCGGTAGAGCGCTGCGCGCCTGATAAAGGAGCGCTTCGGCTTGCGCCGTTTCCCGCGCCGACGCGAGGCCGAGGGCGGAACGCTGGCGAACGAGGTCGAGCAGATGCGCGTCGGTCGCGATCTGCCCTTCCGTCGCAGCGATTTGCGCTTGATCTCCACGTATCTGAAAATAGGCGTCAGCGGCGTCGGCCGCCACCGAAATGCGCGTTCCGAGACGAGCCGCCTCGGCGGCTTCGGCCTCGGCGCTCGCCGCCTCGGCGCCGCGACGCAAGCCGCCGAAGACATCGATTTCCCAGCTCGAGCTGATTCCGAGGTCGAACAAAGCCTGGTTCGGATCATAGCCGGGCAGGTTTCTTCCGATTGCGCCGACCGGACTTTCGAGCGACTGCCGGATTTTCACCGCCTGCGCGGTTGCATCCGTGGTCGGCAAAAGTTTGGCGCCGGCCTCCCGCGCGGCGGCGCGAGCCTGCTCGACGCGTGCGAGTGACGCAGCCAGATCGAGATTTTGGTCCAGGGCCCGCCGAATGATGCGCGTCAGCATGGGATCGTCAAATCCCGTCCACCATCGATCCAGTGGCGGCGCATCGTCCCGGCGCGCCGGGAGGGCGCCGACGCTGTGAAAATCGGCGAGCGATATCGTTGGGGCCACATAGTCGGGACCGACGGCGCATCCCGAAACGCTCGCCCCGAATAGTGTCGCCGCCAGAGCGAGGGCCTTGTGATCTCGCGCGAGCGGAGACTTCGGAGTGGAGGCGAATTTCATCGGCTGGGCCTCTTCTATGGGGCAAGAGCGACGCTGCGCCGCCGCGGCGAGCCGCGACTGCTGTCACTTCAGCTCCCCGGCTCAGAAATAGGTTATGAGTGATGATATTGTCAATTCATAACTCGACGCGTAAGATGCGACGCATGCCAGCTATCAATCTGTCGAACGGCTGGAGCGGCCGCGCTCGATGTGATCGCGCGGCCCGGCCGAGGATCGACGAGCCCCATCCGAATAGGAGGCCCGAATGGACGCTGATCGCCAGACCGCTCATCCTCGAATCGTTCCTCCCACGAGCCGAGTTGGATTTGAGCGCACGAATTTGGCATATGGTGGCTCCATGACAAAAAAGAGCGACACAAAA from Methylosinus sp. C49 encodes the following:
- a CDS encoding TolC family protein, yielding MKFASTPKSPLARDHKALALAATLFGASVSGCAVGPDYVAPTISLADFHSVGALPARRDDAPPLDRWWTGFDDPMLTRIIRRALDQNLDLAASLARVEQARAAAREAGAKLLPTTDATAQAVKIRQSLESPVGAIGRNLPGYDPNQALFDLGISSSWEIDVFGGLRRGAEAASAEAEAAEAARLGTRISVAADAADAYFQIRGDQAQIAATEGQIATDAHLLDLVRQRSALGLASARETAQAEALLYQARSALPPLRVDLEAQLNRLDVLMGAQPGTYAAELRAPANIPAVSRVFGGDKPIDVLRRRPDVIAAERRLASSNARIGEAISGYYPKISISGLLGFESMNVSHLFRSATFQPQAVAGLRWRLFDFGKIDSEVAQAEGANAVALARYRQSILHAAEDVENAFTAFTQTKAQTKELEAEISAAKRALTLAQSAYRAGGIPLTDALDANRQLLVARSELARSRAGTARAAVRVFRALGGTPTSEP